The stretch of DNA gtttgtaGTTTTATACAAAATGAAATGAGACGGAAAAAATGGGAACAGAGAAAATTGCTTTGAAGCAACCTAGGTAAAAGACACATTTACCTTATGACGATTAAATCAACAACTCCTGAGATAATAGGAGCATATAGCTCTGTTCAGTCAGCAACACCCTAAAGCATAAACTAAAGATTGCTTTATTCATAATGACAAATTAGGCATGAGCAGCACCTTCAAGTTCAACTCTACTCAAGATTGTTAATAATCATCTtagttattatttaataatgaaggtaaaattaaatactttttgttttttttttttaatttaatacttaaaaaatatatatataatagcaACTAGATAGCCTTACTAACAGAAGTGGAACCATTGCTACAAGCTCAACCTCTTGAGTCTTGACATGCTTTTAAACAGCTATTTACTTACTGTGAGCTCATATGCTTGTAGGTTACGTGTATTATATTGTGATGGTGTAGCATTTGGCTTTGCAAACAAATGAGAccgttattttaaaattagttgttACTACATAATTACACACTGTTAAAATTAGATCGTTAGCACATACATAAAGAGCAGCTGATAATTGAGCACAGTATTTCATACCAATTAAGATCAACTTGACAGAAAGCATTAACAGTGCAgacaaaattgtttttttttttttgttgttgcctCTCTATCTAGTGTTTTTCTTCAATCCCAGTGACAATCTCAACTTGTGAGGGAAATTCCATTACACAAATTTTCAAGAGAGACTGAAATCCAATGCCTGAATCAGTGGACTATACGCAAGACTGCTAGATGATACAACATGGTCATGCTGATATGTAACATGATGGACACAAGCAGGTAGGTAATCAATAATCATAGTACAAGCACAGCATCCACTGTTACAATCCTCACCAAATCTTGTTTGATATTTAACTCTACCTTTTACAATATTCCACAAAATTTGGCTACCacattttgttaaaaaaccaTTCAAAATTCCAAAATGCTTAGAATAcagtataatataaaattaaggtTGAGGCCAAACTGCAATCAGAGATCAAGACTACAGCTACAATTAACAAACTTACAATACATAAAATGAAGAACCATAGACAACAATATTTATATGCAAAGCCGCCGTGAAACTTTTCCATTACTTCATACAAATTGTGTTAAAATACAATTCTACAAACTTTTAAGTTCATAAGTTTGAAGactgagagagagagagagagagagagagagagagagagagagagagagagagagagagagagagagagagagagagagagagagagagagagagagagagagagagagagagagagagagagagagagagagagagagagagagagagaggtaaTTACAGAAGAATATCAAACCAAAAACAATGCATATCCTGTTTCTCACAATGTACTTTCTACAACAAATAATGATAACGAGTCAATGTTTCTATTTCTGCAACTAAACATGCACAACACATTCCAATCCATCAACAACTTAATTTACTAATTCGAGAAGTTTTCCGACTAATTAACCGCGTAAGAACTCAGCTAGAAGATGATACCTCGACGGCTTTAAAAGCTGAATGCAGCAATCCAAGTTCATCTTTAACATCAAGAGGATTACTAGTCTCATTCCTTATTCTCCTAACTCTCCTGCTACCCAATGACTTATGGGTAAAACCATATATCTGCAATACCTGATTATCACCAAAATTGAAAGCTCTATCCATTTGCTTCAAGCATCTCTCAACAGGATAATCACCAAACTTCCCACAAGGCTTACACCCCACAAAATGAGTCACCAACGGCCAGCGATGATCGCCAAAACCAGgatgataattctcaatcatctcCTCATATCTATCAACCAAAATACCCCAATAACCATGCAAGTAATAACCATTCTCAAGATAAACCTTACCACCCCATTTTTCCTTCTCTTTAGCCAACAAATAAACCATAGCAGATTGATCATCAGCTTCGAAAACCGGTCTATCTTTAAGTTCCTTTGTAAGTATTTTCCCAGCTTCATCCCTAACTTTCCCTTTTGGTCCCATTGGTGCCCAAGCATCAAGAATATCCAATGACCATTGACAATTCCTCAACAAAAAACTCCCAGTATTCAAACCAATCCAATTTTTTTGATCATACACCATCTCATTCCAACCATGTAACACCAAATTAGAATCTTTATACCTCTCCCAAGGAACTTCAAAAGCCATATCAGTAAACATAGCATCACTATCCATCCACCACAAAAACTCAACTTCTGGATGAGACAAAAGAAGCTTACGAATCAAAGGAAGCTTAGCCCAAAAACCAGCCATTTCAGCATCAAAAAGAGCCATATTGTAAAACACTTCAATACCATGTAAACGACAATAATCAATCTTGTTCTTAATTGACTTCAACAAGTAATGATCACCAACCGGATTCTCACACGGTTTTGGCGATGACCCAGTCACCAAAAGCACACGAGGCTTTTCGGGTCgaatgaaatttgaaaaattagggttttcacgAAGCCATTTTGATCTCTGCTCATCCCAATTCGAAATTTTTGGTCCTAAACGATAAGGCACGTGCGAATCACGTTTCTCAAATTCTTCTTCTTGTTCCTTTTCATCGATTAATATGGTGTTAATGTCGAATGCATTGTAATTGGTGGTTGAAGTTGAACTATGTGAAttagatgaagatgaagatgaagatgaggTTGTTGTTGAATGAAGCTCACCGAGAATGCGATGACGTTGAGGAAGCTTGCGAGAGTAGAAGCGGTTGCGAATGTTGAGGAAATCTTGCTCCGGCGTACCGAATTTACCGGCGCCGATGGTGCCGCGTAGGACAAGAATGGTGAGGAAGAGACAGAGGCTTGTGATCTTACAATGGCCGAGAAATCTCTGGAATTTTCTAGCCCTTTGAGGTCCTATACATTTTTCTAACATTTTTTGTTCTTACCAATCTCGTCTTGTTGTAACCGGAAAAGtttttattgaaaatgaaaaatactACACCTGAAGAAACACAATGGTGAGATTTTAGTATATAATTAGCGTGattgtatttttattcttatttttgtcGGTGAACTTAGAAGCGCGTTTGAAATGTTGCGTTCAAAAGAAAGAGATAACGAAACCAGAGAAGCGTTTGCCAGCTGATTCTCTTCGTAGAACAGAAAATAACAGCTGATTCATTAACTTGCCTCATTTCctaattaattgttaaattttaatcataaattattattaaattcaaattttgcaaCATGTAATAACtcatctattaattttttttttttaggataactcatcaattaataaaaaaacttgtCAACAAATTATTCctatttctgtttttttttctttttattcaatCTGAGTAGCAGTAGGGTGAATATAATCATAAGGTAAAATTCTCACACACTTGTTTGATATGTCAAATAAGAGACacgaaataatatttatttatctatattgtatcatattttaatctatttttttattgaaaacgtggtataataagttaattttaaataaaaaattaaaaccgaACTTAATATTAAATCAGTGTACATAATgatttaaagtttaaatatttgattaaaattgaagtaaaaatgattaaatataagttttaatattttaaatttaatataacatataatattaacatatattttaaaatatgtaatattttttaacaatttatgttaataaatttacAATAATTAATCTTGTATTTGCCAACAAAAATTAACGAATCTTCTATTTGATgttaaattctaaaaataaaaagttgtaaTGGCCCTTTATCACAACTCACAATATTTGtgtcaaatataaatttattttttatttttttaaatttaacttttcttttCTCTAAACGTATAATTCATTATCACATTGGTAATTGATTcagtaaaattttaaattaatcatt from Cicer arietinum cultivar CDC Frontier isolate Library 1 chromosome 3, Cicar.CDCFrontier_v2.0, whole genome shotgun sequence encodes:
- the LOC101510893 gene encoding xyloglucan 6-xylosyltransferase 2, which translates into the protein MLEKCIGPQRARKFQRFLGHCKITSLCLFLTILVLRGTIGAGKFGTPEQDFLNIRNRFYSRKLPQRHRILGELHSTTTSSSSSSSSNSHSSTSTTNYNAFDINTILIDEKEQEEEFEKRDSHVPYRLGPKISNWDEQRSKWLRENPNFSNFIRPEKPRVLLVTGSSPKPCENPVGDHYLLKSIKNKIDYCRLHGIEVFYNMALFDAEMAGFWAKLPLIRKLLLSHPEVEFLWWMDSDAMFTDMAFEVPWERYKDSNLVLHGWNEMVYDQKNWIGLNTGSFLLRNCQWSLDILDAWAPMGPKGKVRDEAGKILTKELKDRPVFEADDQSAMVYLLAKEKEKWGGKVYLENGYYLHGYWGILVDRYEEMIENYHPGFGDHRWPLVTHFVGCKPCGKFGDYPVERCLKQMDRAFNFGDNQVLQIYGFTHKSLGSRRVRRIRNETSNPLDVKDELGLLHSAFKAVEVSSSS